A window of the Hordeum vulgare subsp. vulgare chromosome 5H, MorexV3_pseudomolecules_assembly, whole genome shotgun sequence genome harbors these coding sequences:
- the LOC123398980 gene encoding alpha-amylase/trypsin inhibitor-like gives MDARQYNGLHCQSTKPPYSQTRTAQAMAFSGVVHLIALVIAAAAAATDATTITVVNRCSYTIWPGALPGGGARLDPGQSWQLNMPAGTAGARVWPRTGCTFDRSGRGRCITGDCAGALVCRVSGEQPATLAEYTLGQGGNRDFFDLSVIDGFNVPMSFQPVGGAPCRAATCAVDITHECLPELQVPGGCASACGKFGGDTYCCRGQFEHNCPPTYYSRFFKGKCPDAYSYAKDDQTSTFTCPAGTNYQIVLCPARNDLHMDQ, from the coding sequence ATGGACGCGCGGCAATATAATGGCCTCCACTGCCAGAGCACCAAACCACCATATTCACAAACAAGAACGGCACAAGCCATGGCGTTCTCCGGCGTCGTCCACCTCATCGCTCTCGTGATCGCGGCCGCTGCTGCTGCCACCGATGCGACCACCATAACCGTGGTGAACCGGTGCTCCTATACGATATGGCCAGGCGCGCTCCCAGGCGGCGGCGCGCGTCTCGACCCGGGCCAGTCGTGGCAGCTCAATATGCCCGCAGGCACGGCGGGCGCCAGGGTGTGGCCGCGCACGGGGTGCACCTTCGACCGCAGCGGCCGTGGCCGGTGCATCACCGGCGACTGCGCGGGCGCTCTGGTCTGCCGCGTGTCCGGCGAGCAGCCAGCCACGCTGGCCGAGTACACGCTCGGCCAGGGCGGGAACCGGGACTTTTTCGACctgtccgtcatagacgggttcaATGTGCCCATGAGCTTCCAGCCCGTCGGCGGCGCGCCGTGCCGCGCGGCTACCTGCGCCGTGGACATCACCCATGAGTGTCTGCCGGAGCTGCAGGTGCCCGGAGGGTGCGCGAGCGCGTGCGGCAAGTTTGGCGGCGACACCTACTGCTGTCGTGGCCAGTTCGAGCACAACTGCCCGCCGACATACTACTCGAGGTTCTTCAAGGGCAAGTGCCCCGACGCCTACAGCTACGCCAAGGATGACCAGACCAGCACCTTCACCTGCCCGGCCGGAACCAACTACCAGATCGTGCTCTGCCCTGCCCGAAATGATTTACACATGGATCAGTAA
- the LOC123395625 gene encoding pathogenesis-related 5 protein Cup a 3-like: MASSHVVSLLAGLLLAALAASTDAATITVVNRCSYTVWPGALPGGGVRLDPGQSWALNMPAGTAGARVWPRTGCTFDGSGRGRCITGDCGGALACRVSGQQPTTLAEYTLGQGANKDFFDLSVIDGFNVPMSFEPVGASCRAARCATDITKECLKELQVPGGCASACGKFGGDTYCCRGQFEHNCPPTNYSKFFKGKCPDAYSYAKDDQTSTFTCPAGTNYQIVLCP, translated from the coding sequence ATGGCGTCATCTCACGTTGTTAGCCTCCTGGCCGGTCTCCTCCTTGCCGCCCTCGCCGCAAGCACAGACGCGGCCACCATCACCGTCGTCAACCGGTGCTCCTACACGGTGTGGCCGGGCGCGCTCCCAGGTGGCGGCGTGCGTCTCGACCCAGGCCAGTCGTGGGCTCTGAACATGCCGGCCGGCACCGCGGGCGCCAGGGTGTGGCCGCGCACGGGGTGCACCTTCGACGGCAGCGGCCGTGGCCGGTGCATCACCGGAGACTGCGGCGGCGCGCTGGCATGCCGCGTGTCCGGCCAGCAGCCCACCACGTTGGCCGAGTACACCCTGGGACAGGGCGCGAACAAGGACTTCTTCGACCTGTCCGTCATCGACGGGTTCAACGTTCCCATGAGCTTCGAGCCCGTCGGCGCGTCGTGCCGTGCTGCGCGGTGTGCCACGGACATCACCAAGGAGTGCCTCAAGGAGCTGCAGGTGCCGGGAGGGTGCGCGAGCGCGTGCGGCAAGTTCGGCGGCGACACCTACTGCTGCCGGGGCCAGTTCGAGCACAACTGTCCGCCGACCAACTATTCGAAGTTCTTCAAGGGCAAGTGCCCCGACGCCTATAGCTATGCCAAGGACGACCAGACCAGCACCTTCACCTGCCCTGCCGGAACAAACTACCAGATCGTCCTCTGCCCTTAA